The Triticum aestivum cultivar Chinese Spring chromosome 4B, IWGSC CS RefSeq v2.1, whole genome shotgun sequence sequence CTATTTTGAACAAATGGGCCGGATAGATTAGTTAGTATTTCGTCAATGAAAATAAGATCACATGTGAAGAAAATCATGTTCAAACCTTCTTTCTCCGACACTGAGAAATTTGCTCTCTCACATATATAGATGAATGCATTATGAGAAAGTTTATCCCAACCACGAGAGATTGAGATTTACTCAATAGGATAGCTAAAACTTATaagcaaccattttagaaatgtaATAAAGACCTAAAGTGCAGTCTTAAGTTACCTTTACCATAGTTTCTACAGAGGTCAATCCAATACCTCCCTAAATTGTTTAGCTCAGCACTGCTGGCCTCTTCTCCTTCATCCATATCACCCTGCAATGTAGGAAACTCCACTGAAATATTAAGATGTATATGAAAATCAGAATTCAAGCAGTTAGAATTTAGTAATGAACAATTAGGGTACTGCATAATATATTGCAATAGCTCATTAATTAGGGTTAGGCCTCCGCAGTGAAGATGTCTCAGACAGTTACTGAAAGTGGCTATCAACCATGAATAAAATCGTTTCTCGCTTCATGGGCCAACTCTTACCAGAAACAGTGTGTGCTTCTGATTTCGGCGTGCAGAACACTACAGGCCGCGTGTCAGTTTATTGCTTGCTGAACATACCACCCAAAAATGACTCCACTACAAAAACGACTTCACCGGTGCTACCACCCATCTCTCTCACCATCATATCAGGCAGGCAGGCTACAGACTCATCTCTTTCCACTACTGTTCTAGCCGGCATGCAGCAAACATTTCATTTCCCTGTCTAATTTTGGGAATTTAGGCCTACCACTCTTGTGCACCATACTGACAAAATAGAAAAAAACTTCCTCGCAATTTTTCACCTTGAATGCTAATCATGTTTTACAAATGCAATTATGTTTTGGAGCAAAAATTATGCATGTTTGGGAATTGATTAGTGGTAAGTAAGAGAAGAGGTTAATTATTATTACCGCGAGGACTTTCTTGTACTCGGAGATATTGAAGGAGATGTAGCCGTGGATCTCGAACTGCTGGGACCTAGCGGAGAAGGGAACCAGGCAGTAGTTGTTGAAGAAGTCGTTGCCACCAAGTGTGATGAGCACCAGCGACTGGCTCATGCGCTCCCTTGCCGCGTCCTCGCCGACGTACGTCGCGAGCCTCTGCTGGTAGTCCTCGAAGTTCTGCAGATGCTGCGCAATCCTGATGATGTTCACCTGCACACGCACATATACATCATTATTGTCATCTCCATTGCATTATTGTAGATACATATACATGATTCGAgcatgtgtgcgtgcgtgcgcgtgGAGCTTACGAATTGCACGCCTGTGTCATTGAGGATGTCGAAGTCGGTGGACGCGAAGTTGGCGCCGACGAGCAGGTTCTCGCCACACATGTAGGGGCTCAGGTACGGCAGCGCGGGTTCTGCCCCGAGGTACTCACCTGATCAAACATGTGGAAATGTCAAGAACTACTCTCCCAACCGAAAGAGAAATGGTGCAGCGGGGAGGATAACGTAGTGCAGGGCCGGTCCTGCGATTTCAGGGGCCTTGGGCTAGATAACCCAAAGGGGCCCTAATGCCACATAACCATATGAGCATTCATATTACCATTTTCTTGCCAAAAGATATTCCGTACACTATAACCTATGTTGCAAACATGTGACCTATCGAAAAAACAGGATCATAAACAATAAAGGTAAAAGTTGCTCGCTCTTGTGATCTTGTCATCGACACTTATATTTCGAATATTAGGTAAACAAGGTACACTTCCATGCCCACTCAAATTGTTATCATCCTAAAATTTTCACTTGTTTTTTTTAACATTAAATAAAGCTAATTCtagttttttaacaataactaaaGCTAATTCCTCGTAATTCGAAGCAGTTGTATCTATTCTAAAAACTGTCAAATTAGGAGCAGTCTTGCTAATTACAGGAGCAAGGCATGGAAGTAGCAAACAACACATATGACAGATGAAATTATGAACACTACTAATTAAataaaaaaaatgcaaaacaagGCAGGGAACAAGGTACCTGATCTGTACTCATGTGGATGGCTAGAAAATTAGAAACTGCAAGATATTGTTGCTGCTTACAAGTCACCAACAAAAATCCATGTTCCTCTTTTTAAATCCCAATGAACACGATTAATCAATCGGAGAGCGAGACAGACAGATGTAGGAGGATGACCAGCACGAACGAACGAATGATTTGAGAAGCCTGTAAAAGGAGGAACGGGATATGCACTACATAGGAAGTACAGTAGATGAGAATCTGTAAAACGCATTACAGCCAAAACTCACAATTAGAGGAAGCGACCGGGAAGAGATGGAATAGAATCCAAGGAAACTGCACGCGGTGTGCTGCCGTACTGCATGTGCCAAGCTGAGAAATAATCGATCCATCATGAGGTCCTTGGCCAAGCGGCGGGGTCGTCGGCCAAGCGGCGATGGACGGAGTCCACGAGGCCCTCGCCTCGGCGCGCGTGGTAGGTTCCTGGAGGCGATCAAAATTAGTTACAGTTTGCACCATATGAAATCACAAGCTAGCTAGTACATGCTAAATAAAACATCTAAATTCAGATTGGAATATATGTATATATCTACAAGGTTCCAGAGTGAGGTTCCATACAAGAATTATGTTTACCTTCCCAGGATCTTTAATTGAGCCCTTCCCTATGATAAAAACACGACAACCCGTAGTGGCTTCAATCCTCTTCAACGAGTTTCCCCTTGGCCCAAGAAGACGGCCAATAAAATTGAATTGAACAAGTATGGCAAGCAGAGTAAATAATGATTCCATACTAATAGAACACTTGCAAGCATGAATGAACGTACATTAGGGTAAGTATCTGTTGGTATCTTCAACCGCAAAATCTTCTTGACAATGTATGGAGAGGGGCTTTGTGGTGCTCCTTGCCAACCCACGGGTCCTTGAGGAAAACCTACCCTCTGATCAACAACAGAACCGTAAGGTTGTGCACATGCACATCTTAGAACATAATAAAAACATAAAGATTGAGAGTGTGGACCCGTTGCGAATAGGTAGGACAAACTTAACTAAAGATTCAAATTTGATTATGTTGAAGTCAATCCAGTTTCTTAATGCTTCCCAAACAAATAAGGATTTAGTTCAATACAATAATCTTAGGCGCCAAGTGTCTTTCAAGTGTCATTAAGCAATAAAACATGCATAACATAGCAGCTAGCCCTCATTAGAtcaagagttcaagaaacaataatATGGCTTGCCTCTTTGTGGAAGAGCACGATATGAATTCTAAAACAGGAGCAATCAATGAAGAAATCAGCTTGATTTCCAGTTTACAGTCTTCCATAGTAAATCTATGTACCTATAAAACTTCAGTCTGAAAAAGACTCCGACGCAATATTCGACTTGTTATAGGGATATCTGCTTCTTTATTTACAACCACTGCGTtaaagagaatatcaagaatatATCTTGCTTGTAAGTTCCGGGAgaggatggcgaagaaggccgcaaagcgagctgttggtgaagcaaggggtcgggcatatgaggacctctaccaacggttaggcacgaaggaaggtgaaagggacatctataagatggctaagatccgggagaggaagacgagggatattggccaagtcaaatgcatcaaggacggagcaggccaactcttggtgaaggacgaagagattaagcatagatggcgggagtacttcgacaagctgttcaatggggagaatgagagttctaccattgaactgaatgactcctttgatgagaccagcatgcgttttgtgcggcgcatccaggagtctgaggtgaaggaggctttaaaaaggatgaaaggaggcaaggcgatgggccctgattgtatccccattgaggtgtggaaaggtctcggggacgtagcgatagtatggctaaccaagcttttcaacctcatttttcgggcaaacaagatgccagaagaatggagacggagtatattagtaccaatcttcaagaacaagggggatgttcagagttgtactaattaccatggaattaagctgatgagccatacaatgaagctatgggagagagtcattgagcaccgcttaagaagaatgacaagcgtgaccaaaaatcagtttggtttcatgcctgggaggtcgaccatggaagccattttcttggtacgacaacttatggagagatatagggagcataagaaggacttgcatatggtgttcattgacttggagaaggcctatgataagataccgcggaatgtcatgtggtgggccttggagaaacacaaagtcccagcaaagtacattaccctcatcaaggacatgtacaataatgttgtgacaagtgttcgaacaagtgatgtcgacaccgatgacttcccgattaagatatgactgcatcaggggtcagctttgagtccttatctttttgcattggtgatggatgaggtcacaaggggtatacaaggagatatcccatggtgtatgctctttgcggatgatgtggtgctagttgacgatagtcggacgggggtaaataggaagttagagttatggagacaaaccttggaatcgaaagggtttaggcttagtagaactaaaaccgagtacatgatgtgcggtttcagtactactagctgtgaggaggaggaggttagccttgatggccaggtggtacctcggaaggacacctttcggtatttggggtcaatgttgcaggaggatgggggtattgatgaagatgtgaaccatcgaatcaaagccggatggatgaagtggcgccaagcttctggcattctctgtgacaagagagtgccacaaaagctaaaaggcaagttctacaggacggcggttcgacccgcaatgttgtatggcgcggagtgttggccgactaaaaggcgacatgttcaacagttaggtgtgacggagatgcgtatgttgagatggatgtgtggccacacgaggaaggatcgagtccggaatgatgatatacgagatagagttggggtagcaccaattgaggagaagcttgtccaacatcgtttgagatggtttgggcatattcagcgcaggcctccagaagctccagtgcatagcggacggctaaagcgtgcggagaatgtcaagagagggcggggtcgaccgattttgacatgggaggagtccgttaagagacctgaaggattggagtatcgacaaagagctagctatggacaggggtgcgtggaagcttgctatccatgtgccagagccatgagttggttgcgagatcttatgggtttcacctctagcctaccccaacttgtttgggactaaaggctttgttgttgttgttgttgttgtatatctTGCTTGTAAGTTCGCCACATCAATCAGCACAAAAATATTTACACCTAATTATCCACCTGGTGCGTTCTAAGAGAAAGACTTGCCAATTTTCAGCAAGCATTTATAGCAGAGGGAAAGGCGGATCAGAATAAAAGGAACCTGTATATGTTTTCAGTGCACTGCAACTTTCGTTAGAAACTGAGGTGAGCGCAAACCAGAAGATGATGAAACAGAAAATTCAGGTAGCAACTCTGAATCAACTCAGCTTTCGCCGCGGCGCTCTGCCTCCATGGCAAGTATGCAATTAAGAGGCTTAAGGGTGAGAGTACGACTACATTCCTAAGAATACCATGCGATCAAATGTGATGGTGAGGATGCAACTTATCGCGCCCATACTAACATTAAATGGAATGATAGACAAGTATGCAATTAAAGATGCAGAAAGTAGGATACAACCTTCACATCACCAAGAGAGGATCTTGTGTAtccttctttttcttttaaagaTTAATTACCAACTGATGCGATCAGATATGATGGATGACTGAATATGCCACCCTCATGTCAGAAAACTAACGCAATTACCTCTGGCTGCGCCCCGTGGTTCCACGGGCCAAAACCATTTCCACAGAAATTAGGCATTGGGGGCGACTGATGATGATGCATCTGGTTTGGACGCGCCATCGGCGGCAACCTCTCAAAGTCCCCATCAGGTTGGTGCTTAAGCAAGGAGGACACCCGCATTATCTCTACCAGCATGAGTACAACAACAAACATCAACTCGCAGGATTAGCACGAAAACATACTCCATGAAAAACTTGCTGCTATGGAAGAAACATATGAATCAAGCTACGTACTACTACATGCTTTCAAGACctacgacacacacacacacatacagaaAGGCCTGCGCCTTGAGGCCAAAACAGAGTCAAGCAGAGCAAGTTTGCATCAACAAGAGAGAAACAAAAGAGAAACCTAGATATATGCATTGCTCACAACTATCCCCCTGGTGGAACGCAAATCTGCACTCCCTCTGCCGACTGGCCTCTGACGCATGCCATCCTCACTACTTCGAGTCCGAGGAGATGATTGCATAAGGTTCAAGAATTGTATGAATTTTTTAACTCATTCTGAATCTACTGCTGCAAAACTTACACATTCTGAATCTCATTCCGAAGAGAACATTGGGCAGGTAAATGTCCATCACCAGCATGAATTCTACAGACAATCAAGGCTGGGGTGGGGAATGACGACACTGGTCGCGGTGCCGACAGGTAAAATGCGATATTACAGATGAACGGAGAGAAGAGAAGACACCGCCTCACCTTGAGAAAATCCATGAGCGAACGGACCTGCCATGCGGCAGCATTCCTGACCTTGGCAACCTTGTCGGCCTATATTACAGATGAACGGAGAGAAGAGAAGACACCGCCTCACCTTGAGAAAATCCGTGAGCGAACGGACCTGCCATGCGGAAGCATTCCTGAGCTTGGCAACCTTGTCGGCCTCCAGCCCGCCCTCGCCCCCGAGCATATGAATGATGAGCCTGAAGGCGACCTCCTTCCGCTCGAGCGCCTCGACCTCCTACCCCTGGAACCTCTGCACCGCCTCCCTGATCCCTCCATTCTCCTCTCCAACCGCGTCCCCCCTTCCCCTTGGCCTTGGGCGGGCCCTCGTCGGAGCCAGGGAACTCGAGGAAGTGCTGCTGGGCGACGGGCGCGGTGTGGACGGGGAGGAGCTGCGGCGGTTTGTCGGCCGCGTCGGAGAGGAAGGCCCGGGCGAGCGACGCGGAGGTGGGGTCAGCGACATCGGGCACGAAGAACGGATGGATCGGCGGCGGCAAAGGGATGGATCTGGTGCGAAGGGATGGAGGGCGGCGGCGAACGATCTGCTGTGCGGGTCGTGAGTGCTAGTGGTTCTCGCTGGAGGACAGGAGGCCTCGCTTGTACGTGCGTGTGAATCGATGCCGTTTTTTTCAGCTGGTTTTTTGTGGTAGGTTTGTGCGTGTACAACGTGGAGGCATGGCTAGGAGGTTTGGTTCGACggaggtgggaggagagacgaaaaaaacccAGCAAAAATAAACCGtgaagactattcaccaactgctccattaggagtagagactagTGGATGGGGCGCCACCGTGTGGCGCCGCTTGAGGGGAAGCTGTGCACATGTTTTTATTTAAAAAGAAAATAGAGTCCTCGCCTCCGTCTAGAAAACCATTTAGAAAAACAAAATcctcaccttcatctaaaaaaaataaaaaagaaaaaatacaACCGCGGCCTACCAGCGAGTACCACTTTACATAACCCTCTATTTAAAAAATACCAGAGGTCCTCACCTTCATCtaaaaacaaattttttttaaaaaaataatccaCTACTTCAACTAAAAAAATTCCGTAATATTTCTCACCGCGACCAACCAGCTTGCACTACATGGCGTACCTGGTTAATCCACACCTGCATCTAA is a genomic window containing:
- the LOC123093614 gene encoding GDSL esterase/lipase LTL1 is translated as MCGENLLVGANFASTDFDILNDTGVQFVNIIRIAQHLQNFEDYQQRLATYVGEDAARERMSQSLVLITLGGNDFFNNYCLVPFSARSQQFEIHGYISFNISEYKKVLAGDMDEGEEASSAELNNLGRYWIDLCRNYGKGTLSWAPRRRKLNMRGSH